The sequence below is a genomic window from Syntrophorhabdaceae bacterium.
TGCTCGATCATGCGGCAGCTTTCAACCATTTCAAGCAGACGGACAACCGCTCGTGAAAATACATCACCCGAAGTCTCAATAGGCACTTTGAATTCCAATTGATCGTATGCGGCGTAGGGAGCCGAACGCCGTATGTCTACCGGGATGCCTGAGGCTCGGGCAGTCGGCCCGACAACCCCCCATGCAATCGCCTCTTCTTTTGTCAGCACACCGATCCCGATGCAACGAGCCCGTATTGTGCGATCGGTTGTAAAAATAGGGATTAATGTATCTTCTATCTCTTGCCGAATCCATTTCACTATTTCCAAAACAGCATGAGGGTTTGCTATTTCCCGGGTTATTCCTCCAATGCAATTCATTGCGTAATGAACACGGTTGCCCGAAATGATTTCAAGGATATCCATCAAACGCTCGCGTACACTAAAGCAGGTCATAAACATCGTCTGGAAACCTATGATCTCAGCTGCAATGCCGGCCCACAACGCATGGGAGGTAAGTCTTTCAAGTTCCGCGATAATAACCCGGATATACTGAGCTC
It includes:
- a CDS encoding nickel-dependent hydrogenase large subunit — protein: MEEPFKLELKCQGETVQDANLHIKFNFRGVEWLAQRRNYSQAITLVERVCGICSDLHTLTFCRAVEQLAGLPVPARAQYIRVIIAELERLTSHALWAGIAAEIIGFQTMFMTCFSVRERLMDILEIISGNRVHYAMNCIGGITREIANPHAVLEIVKWIRQEIEDTLIPIFTTDRTIRARCIGIGVLTKEEAIAWGVVGPTARASGIPVDIRRSAPYAAYDQLEFKVPIETSGDVFSRAVVRLLEMVESCRMIEQAFKQMPPGPIRGPEFVEVPPGETVVRSEAPRGEAFYYVASDGSDVPSRVKIRTPSLVNMPVVRLMVLGANLADVPIINASIDPCYSCTSR